The Glycine soja cultivar W05 chromosome 3, ASM419377v2, whole genome shotgun sequence genome window below encodes:
- the LOC114407173 gene encoding uncharacterized protein LOC114407173, translating into MAQKYLHELLEEDQEPFFLNKYISDRRTQMKRPSPKTSLQVKKRKSINPNTNFPRNLCKSACLFSLTDTPDLRKSPLFEFTSPVKSPCKSPNAIFLHIPSRTAALLLEAALRIQKHSSHVTSKPKTKAHSFGLFGSLYKRLTQRNQKKHEIESGGGVKISVKDVLKWDSSVGRRKVSKANGKCKEQEETVNVNVNVNTCSYNGSSALWSESNEDNKSLDMETSSSGYYSEEIHFVTNHKQYSTCFCESPFRFVLQTSSPSSGHHTPELPSPSRHPTEEKESNEGESVKKFESGEEEEEDKEQCSPVSVLDPPFEDDDEGHGNGDEEEEEEEEGGFDMECSYAIVQRAKQQLLYKLCRFEKLAELDPVELEKRMQDQEEDEDETFMEEEHGDDENNQASYKENDFIELIFQALCQSRVHDRQQIPEDFKKLVSDLIMEEERALDSLEDRDMVIRRICKRLELWKEVESNTIDMMIEDDFSREDGVWRKNIEQIRNMAGELELAIFGFLVEEFSEELVC; encoded by the exons ATGGCTCAGAAGTACTTGCACGAGCTACTTGAGGAGGATCAAGAACCGTTCTTTCTAAACAAGTATATTTCCGATAGGCGAACCCAGATGAAGAGGCCTTCCCCGAAGACGAGTCTGCAAGTGAAGAAACGcaaatcaatcaatccaaacacaaactTCCCGAGAAATCTCTGCAAAAGCGCTTGTCTTTTCTCTCTCACAGACACCCCCGACCTCAGAAAATCACCACTCTTCGAATTCACTTCCCCAGTCAAAAGCCCTTGCAAATCACCAAACGCTATTTTTCTACACATCCCTTCTAGAACCGCTGCTCTGCTTCTAGAAGCCGCTCTCAGGATCCAGAAACACTCCTCACATGTTACTTCAAAGCCCAAAACAAAAGCCCATTCCTTCGGCCTCTTCGGGTCACTGTACAAGAGACTCACTCAACGGAACCAGAAAAAGCATGAGATAGAGAGTGGTGGAGGCGTTAAGATTTCCGTGAAGGATGTTTTGAAGTGGGATTCTTCTGTGGGGCGAAGAAAAGTTTCTAAAGCCAACGGGAAATGCAAGGAGCAAGAAGAAACAGTGAATGTGAATGTGAATGTGAATACGTGTTCTTACAATGGTAGTAGTGCTCTTTGGTCAGAGAGCAATGAAGATAACAAATCACTAGACATGGAAACCTCAAGTAGTGGCTACTACTCTGAAGAGATTCACTTCGTAACCAATCACAAACAGTACTCCACGTGCTTCTGCGAAAGCCCGTTCCGTTTTGTTCTCCAAACAAGTTCCCCTTCCTCCGGTCATCACACGCCGGAGCTTCCCTCGCCGAGTCGCCACCCAACTGag GAGAAAGAAAGTAATGAAGGTGAGAGTGTGAAGAAATTCGAATCAggggaagaggaggaggaagataAGGAACAGTGCAGTCCAGTGAGTGTGTTAGACCCTCCATTCGAGGACGATGACGAAGGGCATGGAAACggtgatgaagaagaagaggaagaggaggagggtgGTTTTGATATGGAGTGCAGTTATGCGATTGTACAGA GAGCCAAGCAGCAGTTATTGTACAAACTTTGTAGATTTGAGAAACTGGCGGAGTTGGATCCAGTAGAACTTGAGAAAAGAATGCAGGACCAAGAAGAGGACGAGGATGAAACATTTATGGAAGAGGAACATGGTGATGATGAGAACAACCAAGCATCATACAAAGAAAATGACTTCATAGAACTAATTTTCCAAGCTCTGTGCCAATCAAGGGTCCATGACAGACAGCAAATCCCAGAGGACTTTAAGAAGCTGGTATCTGATCTCATTATGGAAGAAGAGAGAGCACTTGATTCCTTAGAAGATAGGGACATGGTGATAAGAAGGATATGCAAGAGGCTGGAATTATGGAAAGAAGTGGAGTCTAACACAATTGACATGATGATAGAAGATGACTTCTCTAGAGAGGATGGTGTGTGGAGGAAAAATATAGAGCAGATAAGAAATATGGCTGGGGAGCTTGAGCTTGCTATCTTTGGCTTTCTGGTAGAGGAATTTTCAGAGGAACTAGTATGTTAA
- the LOC114407172 gene encoding UPF0481 protein At3g47200, translated as MMILDGCFIIELFRKVARLVPFEREDPLLTMVWILPFFYRDFLKLENQIPFFILNQLYQVTKLPGEKSTPTLSTLALLFFNNSLQKPDESLQNDVQGKHLLDLVRSSFIPKNDEETEPRKRVMTPTHVILCVSKLRRAGIKINPSKESESFLNVKFRRGVIEMPSLTVDDFMSSFLLNCVALEQCYSGCSKHFTAYITLLDCLVNTYRDVEYLCDRNVVENHLGTEGEVASFINNAGKDVAVDLDLCYLSRLFNDVHKYYINSWHVQWASFKHTYFDTPWSFISLLAASILLLLTVAQTYFSASQYFHQT; from the coding sequence ATGATGATCCTCGATGGCTGCTTCATCATTGAGCTCTTTCGCAAAGTCGCCAGATTAGTACCCTTTGAACGCGAAGACCCTCTTCTCACCATGGTGTGGATATTACCCTTCTTTTACAGAGACTTTCTCAAGCTTGAAAATCAAATCCCCTTTTTCATTCTGAACCAGTTATACCAAGTTACAAAACTACCCGGAGAAAAGTCAACGCCAACACTGTCAACTCTCGCGTTGCTCTTCTTCAACAACTCGTTGCAAAAGCCAGACGAATCCTTGCAAAACGACGTGCAGGGAAAGCATTTACTTGACTTGGTTCGTTCGAGTTTCATTCCCAAAAACGATGAAGAAACAGAGCCACGAAAAAGAGTCATGACGCCAACGCACGTGATCCTCTGCGTGTCGAAGCTTCGTCGCGCAGGGATTAAAATTAATCCAAGCAAGGAAAGTGAGAGTTTTCTGAACGTGAAGTTCAGGCGCGGCGTGATTGAAATGCCAAGCCTTACGGTGGATGATTTCATGAGCTCTTTTTTGCTGAACTGCGTTGCGTTAGAGCAGTGCTACAGCGGTTGCTCGAAGCACTTCACTGCCTATATTACCCTCTTGGACTGTCTCGTAAACACGTATAGGGACGTTGAGTATTTGTGCGATCGGAACGTGGTTGAGAACCACCTTGGGACGGAGGGGGAAGTTGCAAGCTTCATAAACAACGCGGGAAAGGATGTGGCGGTTGATTTGGACTTGTGTTACTTGTCACGATTGTTCAATGATGTtcacaaatattatataaatagttGGCATGTTCAGTGGGCTAGCTTCAAGCACACTTACTTTGATACGCCCTGGTCCTTCATCTCGCTTCTCGCCGCCTCCATTTTGCTGCTTCTTACCGTGGCTCAGACTTACTTTTCGGCTTCTCAGTATTTTCATCAGACTTAA